From a region of the Mucilaginibacter auburnensis genome:
- a CDS encoding ArnT family glycosyltransferase, giving the protein MSVLPGSNIFSKSTDKGVQLFVVILIVNLIQSFSSLLLNDEPYYWMYSQHLAWGYFDHPPAIAFLIKLGSSLFAGEIGVRLITTMLGSLTFYLIYKIIEEESNEAVNFKLSILLLTSSIFLNLYSFLAIPDTPMLFFAALFFYTYRNYLKEDNVVNAVVLGLVTALLLYSKYHGILIVFFTLLSNFQLFLKRSFYIVFITALLLYLPHINWQIINDYPTLKFQFSGRATAFSIQHVLSYVGEQAAVTGPVVLLLFTILYKPKNQFQKSLKYSVVGVFVFFLISSFKDMVNVHWTAIAWPGMISISYLYIKDLKKHKKVVYGLLVFNLVLVIILRVNLVANFFSIPNFNDKNPEVMASTLQKEAMGLPLVFADTYIEPAYYSFYQQKPAFAVNSVWYKKTQYNFMPWLEKQFQGKKVAYISEGGINKSSRRIEISRGKTYYITTMDNFASFTGANVNVVTEQPLKAAQKAVFKLAFDGKQLTPFQHKELKTSKAFIMLTFINNETNEAFCYKCLLPADTNNASPFEFTFTAPKKPGKYRYVLSVAPQNSFSLGLNSPVYHCTIR; this is encoded by the coding sequence AACATTTAGCCTGGGGCTATTTTGACCACCCTCCGGCAATTGCTTTCCTGATAAAATTAGGCAGTTCCCTATTTGCTGGCGAAATAGGTGTGAGACTTATAACCACAATGTTAGGAAGTCTTACATTTTACCTTATCTACAAAATTATTGAAGAAGAATCCAATGAGGCAGTCAACTTTAAGCTGTCAATTCTGCTCCTTACATCGTCAATATTTTTAAATCTTTATTCGTTTTTAGCTATACCGGATACACCTATGCTGTTTTTTGCAGCGCTGTTTTTTTATACCTACCGTAATTATCTTAAAGAAGATAACGTGGTTAACGCGGTAGTTTTGGGCTTAGTAACGGCATTACTACTTTATTCAAAATACCACGGTATACTGATCGTATTTTTCACACTGCTTTCCAACTTCCAACTTTTTTTGAAACGCAGTTTTTATATTGTTTTTATTACCGCCCTACTGTTATATCTGCCACACATCAACTGGCAAATAATTAACGACTACCCCACCCTAAAGTTTCAGTTTTCGGGCAGGGCAACAGCTTTTAGTATACAGCATGTGTTAAGCTATGTTGGAGAACAGGCCGCAGTTACGGGTCCCGTTGTTTTACTTCTGTTCACAATATTATATAAGCCTAAAAATCAATTTCAAAAAAGCTTAAAGTATAGTGTAGTGGGCGTGTTTGTTTTTTTCCTCATCTCTTCCTTTAAGGATATGGTAAATGTACACTGGACAGCAATTGCATGGCCCGGAATGATTTCCATCTCCTACTTATACATTAAAGATCTTAAAAAACACAAAAAGGTTGTTTATGGCTTGCTTGTTTTTAATTTGGTATTGGTTATAATTTTGAGGGTAAACCTGGTTGCAAACTTTTTTTCCATACCTAATTTTAACGACAAAAACCCTGAAGTAATGGCCTCAACTTTGCAAAAAGAAGCCATGGGTTTACCGCTGGTTTTTGCAGACACCTATATTGAGCCGGCTTATTATAGCTTTTATCAACAAAAGCCTGCATTTGCCGTAAATAGCGTATGGTATAAAAAAACGCAATACAACTTTATGCCTTGGCTTGAAAAGCAATTTCAGGGCAAAAAAGTAGCCTATATATCAGAAGGAGGAATTAATAAGTCGAGCCGTAGGATTGAAATATCCCGTGGAAAAACGTATTACATCACAACCATGGATAACTTTGCATCATTTACTGGTGCTAATGTAAATGTTGTAACCGAGCAACCGCTCAAAGCTGCCCAGAAAGCTGTTTTTAAGTTAGCGTTCGATGGCAAACAATTAACTCCTTTTCAACATAAAGAGTTAAAAACCAGCAAAGCTTTTATCATGCTTACATTTATCAACAATGAAACCAATGAGGCATTTTGCTACAAATGTCTGTTGCCGGCAGATACAAATAACGCTTCGCCGTTTGAATTTACCTTCACCGCGCCTAAAAAGCCGGGGAAGTACAGATATGTGTTGTCAGTTGCTCCGCAAAACAGTTTCAGCCTGGGTTTGAATAGCCCGGTTTATCATTGCACCATAAGGTAG